In one Parvibaculum sp. genomic region, the following are encoded:
- a CDS encoding transglycosylase SLT domain-containing protein, with amino-acid sequence MARLFNFGLFGIAGAVALSISFQPASAAKANGDYAASDPAALCEQATRYHEIESGMPRALLAAVSLAESGRADPATRQSRPWPWTINAEGRGYYFKTKEEAVRTTQRLLDGGMRSIDIGCMQVNLRYHPDAFASLEDGFDPMTNVAYGADFLKRLHAQTGNWPKAVAFYHSQTRAHGGRYFARVIRIWENERNRIANAAYVTPLRPEPRIDISGELKPAIGPSREIEARMAEPIATASIVRPAPKVLDAGTGRNVREAAVAAVGLRLSIADGDFEVASDTTQRELPRVLDPVMADIPTRVAEADIPGA; translated from the coding sequence ATGGCGCGCCTTTTCAATTTCGGGCTCTTCGGCATCGCTGGCGCGGTGGCGCTTTCGATTTCGTTTCAGCCGGCGAGCGCCGCAAAGGCGAACGGCGACTATGCCGCGTCCGATCCGGCCGCGCTCTGCGAGCAGGCAACGCGTTACCACGAAATCGAGAGCGGAATGCCGCGCGCGCTGCTGGCCGCGGTCTCGCTTGCCGAATCGGGCCGTGCCGATCCGGCGACGCGGCAGTCGCGTCCCTGGCCGTGGACCATCAATGCCGAAGGCCGCGGCTATTATTTCAAGACCAAGGAAGAAGCCGTGCGTACGACGCAGCGTCTTCTCGACGGCGGCATGCGCTCCATCGACATCGGCTGCATGCAGGTCAACCTGCGCTATCACCCCGATGCCTTCGCAAGCCTCGAAGACGGCTTCGATCCGATGACCAACGTCGCCTATGGCGCCGACTTCCTGAAGCGTCTTCACGCGCAAACCGGAAATTGGCCCAAGGCCGTCGCGTTCTACCACTCGCAAACCAGAGCGCATGGCGGCCGCTACTTCGCCCGCGTGATCCGCATCTGGGAGAACGAACGCAACCGCATCGCCAATGCAGCCTACGTCACACCCCTTCGGCCCGAACCGCGGATCGACATATCGGGCGAACTGAAACCGGCGATCGGTCCCTCACGCGAAATCGAAGCCCGCATGGCCGAGCCAATCGCCACGGCAAGCATTGTGCGCCCGGCGCCGAAAGTGCTCGACGCGGGCACGGGCCGGAACGTGCGCGAAGCGGCGGTCGCCGCCGTCGGACTGCGTCTTTCGATTGCCGACGGAGATTTCGAAGTCGCGAGCGACACGACGCAGCGCGAACTGCCGCGCGTGCTCGATCCCGTGATGGCCGACATACCGACACGCGTCGCAGAGGCGGACATACCCGGCGCCTGA